The following proteins are co-located in the Anas platyrhynchos isolate ZD024472 breed Pekin duck chromosome 1, IASCAAS_PekinDuck_T2T, whole genome shotgun sequence genome:
- the LOC101790268 gene encoding lysozyme g-like, whose amino-acid sequence MVPALLLLGLSALIAPSASYSCYGDINALQAPTISCTAVRAPDCAAGIAAVRRTADADIIRLRKYEIPIKRVARNLCLDPALIAAIISQESRAGLLLDNGWDQGRQRFGLMQIDRRYHQPYGTWDSEEHINQCSTMLVLGINEMRARHPTWTWDQQLRGGICAYRARISNIQVYDEDPCGRDNSYVNSVIGRAQYFKRHGF is encoded by the exons ATGGTCCCCGCGCTGCTCTTGCTGGGCCTTTCGGCCCTGATCG CTCCGTCTGCGAGTTACAGTTGCTATGGCGATATAAATGCTCTTCAAGCCCCCACGATTTCCTGCACAGCCGTGAGAGCCCCGGACTGCG ctgcaggcatTGCTGCTGTGAGGAGGACGGCGGACGCAGACATCATTCGCCTGAGGAAATACGAGATCCCCATTAAGAGAGTCGCCAGGAACCTGTGCCTGGACCCGGCGCTCATCGCTGCCATCATCTCGCAGGAGAGCCGTGCCGGCCTGCTGCTGGACAACGGCTGGGACCAGGGCCGGCAGAGGTTCGGCCTGATGCAG ATCGACAGGCGCTACCACCAGCCTTACGGGACGTGGGACAGCGAGGAGCACATCAACCAGTGTTCGACCATGCTGGTGCTTGGGATCAATGAAATGCGGGCGAGGCACCCTACCTGGACCTGGGACCAGCAGCTGAGAG GGGGAATCTGTGCCTACCGTGCAAGAATCAGCAACATCCAGGTCTACGACGAAGACCCCTGCGGCAGAGACAACTCCTACGTCAACAGCGTGATCGGGCGGGCCCAGTACTTCAAGAGGCATGGGTTCTAG